CGCACTTATTGCTGCTATAGGTTTTATTCTACACATGATGGCTTTTGGGGTACAAACCACTTATAAAAAATATCACATCAATGCTTTTGCCCTTATAGGCAGTGGTTTATTATTCGCTTTTTCTGCCAGCATATTACCCTTACTATTGGGAGCACATTTTCTGGAAGGGCTGTGGTTTCCCTTCAAAATACCCCTTATCGGAAAAGTGGGTACACCCACCCTTTTTGATTTGGGTGTTTACCTGCTTGTTATAGGAATTACCTTAAAAATTGCTACTAACCTATTTGAAGAAACAGACTGATGGAAATTATCATGACGATAATCACTGGTGTACTGTATGCTGCGGGAGTTTACCTGCTCATGCAACGCAGCTTTATTAAGCTGGTCATCGGGATTATACTTTTTGCGCATGCCAGCAACTTTTTCCTGTTTACTGCCGGAGGCATTACCAGAGCTATGCCAGCCTTTGTGCACAACGGGCAGCCGGATGTAGAGAAACTGGCAGACCCATTACCACAGGCCCTGATACTTACGGCTATCGTAATTGGCTTAGGTATTCAGGCATTTGCGATTGTACTACTCAAACGTGTATACCATGTTACGGGTACCAGCGATCTGGATAAATTAAGAACAACTGACCGGGAGGAGGAGCATGCCTGATCATATTCTGATACTTGCCCCTTTACTAGCCCCTTTACTCGGAGGTGTGTTCTGTATTTTTTTCTGGAAAAACCTTAAAGTTCAACAAACTATTTATCTGCTGGCAACAAGCTTTACCCTACTTATGGGTCTGGCTCTGCTGCAGAGAGTAGATGAGCAAGGTATTATTTCTCTTCAGGCTGGTAACTGGGAAGCGCCCTTTGGTATTACTTTGGTCGTAGATATGTTGAGTGCGCTTATGCTAAGTGCCAGTGCCCTGTTGGGCATGGTCATCCACTTTTTTTCCTTATCACATACCAGCGTAACGCTAGAACGTAAGCATTTCGGCTACTATCCTGCCTTGCTCCTGATGCTGTTTGGTATTCATGGTGCCCTGATAACCGGCGATATATTTAATCTTTATGTATGGTTTGAGGTTATGCTGATTTCCTCTTTTGTACTGCTTACTCTGGGCGGAGAAGAAGGACAACTGGAAGGGGCGGTTAAATATGTGACGATCAATTTTATTGCTTCCAGCCTGTTTCTGGCAGGCATAGGTATACTTTATGGCATTAGCGGAAGTACTAATATGGCTCAGCTATCTGTATATCTGCATGCAGAGGATATTTCTCCCATAGTATATGTGGGCTTTCTCTTTTTTCTCATCAGTTTCGGGATCAAAGCCGCACTTTTCCCCCTCTTTTTCTGGCTACCGGCTTCCTATCATACTCCGCCTATTGCTATCTCTGCGATAATAGCAGGGCTACTAACCAAGGTAGGAATCTACGCCCTCTTTCGGACAGCTATATTTATCTTCCCTTCGGATATGCCCATCTTTCAGAATCTGATTTTGTGGCTTGCCGGACTAACAATGCTTAGCGGAATGATGGGCGCTTTAGCACAGCAGGATTACCGCAAAATACTCTCCTACCTTATCATAAGCCATATGGGCTACATGGTAATGGGACTGGGCATAGGCACACAACTAGCCATTAGCGGAGCAGTATTTTATATTCTACACAGCATTATTGTAAAGTCTAACCTCTTTTTTATGGGCGGGCTCATCGGGAAGTTCAGCAAAACATTTGACCTGACAAAAGCAGGAGGCTTGTACAAGAAGCTGCCTATCTTATCTAGCTGCTTTTTTATCTCTGCCATGTCATTATCAGGAATTCCCCCACTCAGCGGCTTCTGGGGAAAGTATGTGCTAGCCAGAGCTGGTCTGGAGCAGCAAGACTACTGGATAGTGGGTGTTGCCTTACTTACTGGTCTGCTTACGCTTCTCTCTGTAGGAAGGGTATGGCTCAAAATGTTTTTAAAGTCGGCTGAAAGTAAAACTGTAGAACCCCAGATGAGCGAAAGATACTTCTCTGCCCAGCACCCAGGTATGTACAGCACTGTTCTTTTGCTGATGCTATTGGTACTAGCGATGAGCTTTTACCCTGAGCCATTTGTACAGTGGTCAGAAACGGCTGCTCAGCATCTGCTAAACCGCGAACTGTATATTGAAGAAGTCTTAGGGACAATAGATCAAACAAATGAGCATGCATCTAATTAAACTGATATGTGGGTATATCTTATAAACATTATCCTTGCCGGGGCTATCACTAAAATACTTCATGAGGAGTCAGGGTTTTTTCAGAAGTCGGGACTACTCTCACTGGCCTTATTTGTTGTCAGTTTTATTCTTTTGTGCGTAATAGCAGGCATTTTCAGAAAAAAATACATCACACAGATTTACCTCTCCAGTGGGCTTTTTCTGTTTTTTTTGAAAGAGCTGGTAGTAGCAAATCTTAAAGTAAGCTACGAAGTACTAAGCCCGGGCAGTAACCTACACCCGGCAGTAATTACTGTGCCTCTTGACTTAAGCACTGACCTGGAGATTATGCTACTTGCCAATATGATTACCCTAACACCCGGCACATTGAGTCTGGATGTGTCAGAAGATAAGAAGAAGCTTTATGTACATACCCTGTACAGTGACGAAAGCCGGGAAGTTTTCCGTAAAAATATAAAGCAGGGATTTGAGAAAAAGATACTAGCAATTAACCAACTATAAATGGAAACTATATTTACCATAAGCTTACTCATGATGGTAGTGGCCTCCATACTGATAAGCTACCGTTTTGTTAAAGGCCCCAGTATTGTAGACCGCCTTACGGCTCTGGACCTGATGTCTTATAACCTGATAGCCATTATAGCGCTCTACGCTGCACTTAGCGAGGATACCTTGCTGATAGATGCTGCCGTGGTACTTTCGCTTATTGCTTTTCTGGGTACCCTGGCTTTTGCGTATTACCTTATCAATCAAAGTAAACCATGATCAATATTGTAGCAGCTATATTTATACTGTCGGGAATCGCTTTTATGATGATCGCCGCAATAGGTATTATTCGCTTTCCTGATTTCTACATTCGTATGTCGGTAGTTACTAAAGCTTCTACCATCGGCCTGGGACTTTTACTTACCGGCGTAGGAATTTACTTTAATACCTTAGAAACAATTATCAAGACGATATCTATCTCTTTATTTATTGTACTCAGCTCTCCTATATCGGCTCATGTAATAGCTAAAGCTGCCAGCCTGGTACGTGTTCCTTTCTGGAACAAGACAAATCTGGACGATTATATTGAAGCTAAAGAAACCCCTGACGACCCCAGATATGTAGAGCACAATTATGGTAGCTCGTCCAAAGAAAAAAGCAAAAAAATATAAGGAGTAAGCGAACTAAAATCTCTCATAAAACTGCTTACTACTCTGAAGAAAATTATTTAATATTGCCTCCCTTTTTTCGGGAAGGGCTGTCATAATTAGCAACGCAAAAATATTTATAGAATGAATGTCAGTGAGTTAGATCAAATTTTGGGGCATGCATTCGTAAGGCGTTGCGACTAAGACACAAATTTTCGTAAATTATAAATCACTTCAAAGCGAGAAACCCAACACAACCACTAACATGGCTATGAGCAGCGATAATCCAGGCAGTAGAGCGACTAACCAGAAAAACAGAAGAAACAGGATTGAAGGCTACCTCAATAAAGCCGGCATCAATAGCGGTATGGGGAAACTTCCTCCTCAGGCCACCGATTTAGAAGAAGCCGTGTTGGGAGCACTTATGCTGGAAAAAGAGGCTCTGACTACCGTACTTGAGATTTTACAGGTAGACAGCTTCTACAAAGACAGTCATAAGGAAATTTATAAAGCCATACTTCAGCTCTTTGACAATTCAGAGCCTATAGATATACTTACAGTAACCAACCAGCTTCGTAAGCTGGGCACTTTAGAGTTTGCTGGTGGAGCCTTTTATGTGAGTGGCCTTACCCAGAAGGTAAACTCGGCAGCTAACGTTGAGTTTCATGCCCGTATTATTTCCGAGATGGCCATTAAGCGTGAGCTCATCACTATTGCTTCTGAAATAGAGCAGGAAGCTTATGAAGACACTACCGATACTTTTAGCCTGCTAGACAAAGTAGAACAAAAGATTTTTGGCGTATCCGAATCTAATATTCGTAAAAATTATGCGGATATGCGCTCTATCATGCGAAATGCTATTAACGAACTGGAAGCCAAGAAACACCGAAAAGATGGACTAACCGGAGTACCTACCGGCTTTACTGCTCTGGACAGAGTTACCTCTGGCTGGCAAAAATCTGACCTGGTAATTATTGCAGCTCGTCCGGGTATGGGTAAAACCGCATTTGTACTTTCTGCCCTGCGAAACGCAGCTGTTGATTTTGGGCACCCGGTAGCCATCTTCTCTCTGGAGATGTCGTCCGTACAGCTCGTTAATCGTCTTATCTCAGCCGAGGCACAATTGGAAAGTGAAAAAATTAAGAAAGGAAACCTGGCAGATTTTGAATGGGAGCAATTGTATCACAAAACAGCTGACCTTACGGAAGCTCCTATCTTTATAGATGATACCCCTGCTCTCTCTATTCGGGAGCTGCGCTCTAAATGTAGAAGGCTTAAAGCACAGCACAATATTGAGCTTATCATTATTGACTACTTGCAGCTTATGTCTGGAGATAGCAGTAAGGGCAACCAGGGTAACCGTGAACAGGAGATCGCCTCCATTTCTCGAGCGATGAAAAATATCGCTAAAGAACTAGATGTTCCAGTACTGGCCCTGTCTCAGCTTAGCCGTGCAGTAGAAACTCGTGGTGGCGATAAGCGACCTCAGTTATCCGACTTAAGGGAATCCGGATCAATTGAGCAGGATGCCGATATGGTAATGTTCCTCTATCGCCCAGAATACTATGGTATTACTGAAGATGAGGACAATCAGCCAGTACAAGGCACCGGTGAGGTAATTATAGCCAAGCACCGTAATGGTTCGCTGGAAACTGTACGTCTCAAATTTATTGGAAAATACACTAAGTTTACCGACTTAGATGACACCTCTTTTGATGGAAATACTTATGGCAATCAATTGGTAAGCGCCGGTAATTCTGAGGCTTTTAACGATCCCGGTATCATGACTTTTTCAAGCAAGGCCAATAACCGTTTTAAGCCTTCTGATGACTCATTTAAGCCTGATGATCCTGATGAAGGAGCACCTTTTTAGCAAGCAATTATTAACTTACAGCTCTTTTATGAGCTGTTTTTTTGTTTTTAATCTATAAGCATATGAGTATCTCCATCGCAGATATGCGACAAGATTATTCCCGTCAGTCACTGGATGTGAGTGATGTACTAAGCCATCCTATACAACAGTTTGAAAAGTGGTTTAACGAAGCCCGACAGTCGGAATTGCCTGAACCTAACGCTATGCACCTTTCTACGGTAAGCGCTGAAGGTAAGCCATCAGGAAGAGTAGTATTGTTAAAAGGCATAGAAAAAGAAGCTTTTGTGTTTTATACTAACTACCAGAGCAGCAAGGGCAAAAACCTGGCGCATACACCCTGGGCATCCCTTACTTTTTTCTGGATAGAGTTGGAAAGGCAGGTCCGAATAGAAGGTAGCGTAGAAAAAGTGGCTGCGGATACTTCAACCCAATATTTCCATAGCCGCCCCAGGGGCAGCCAGATTGGAGCCTGGGTATCGCCACAGAGTGAGGTAATCGCGGACAGAGACTTTTTGGAAAAGCGAAAACTAGAGCTGGAGCGGCAGTTTGAAGGCAAAGAAGTACCACGCCCCGAACATTGGGGAGGCTATGCAGTAATACCTCAGACAATAGAATTCTGGCAGGGACGCCCCAGCCGCCTGCATGACCGAATTCGCTATTCTAAAATTGCGGATAAGGGCTGGAAGATAGAAAGACTAGCACCATGACGATATTATTGGTAAATTCGCATTTATCGACATCTAAAATTTTTACAACTTATGCAATCCACGCAAGCAAATACGAATACATCTGCTACGCCTAAAGAACTTGATGAAGCCTATTACCTTAAGGTTTTTAAACGCTACCCACTGGTTTTATCTCATGGTGAAGGAGCAAAAGTATGGGATACCTCTGGCAAAGAATATATAGATGCCCTGGCAGGAATTGCAGTAAACGGAGTAGGACACTGCCACCCTAAAGTGGTTGAAGCTGTACAGCAGCAGGCTGGCAAGCTAATGCATATCTCCAACCTGTTTATCAGTGAGCCCCAAATGAAGCTGGCGCAAAAGCTAGTAGAGATTTCCGGGCTAGACCGCGTATTTTTTACTAACTCTGGGGCTGAGTCTAACGAGTTGGCGATTAAGCTGGCCCGCAAATATGGACACACCAAAGGTCGCGGTGGCGAAATTATTACCATGGATGGCTGTTTTCATGGGCGTACACTAGCTACTATTGCCGCTGGTCGCCCTAAGTATCAAAAAGGCTTTGAACCTATACCATCTGGCTTTAAGCTGATAGATTTTAATGACATTAATGCTGTTAAAGAAGCGATAACTGAGCAAACCGCCGCTATCATGGTGGAGCCTATACAGGGCGAAGGTGGTATACACCCAGCTGACGCAGCCTTCTTAAAAGAGCTGAGAGCTCTTTGCGATGAGCATAGCATCGCTTTAGTATTTGATGAAATACAAACGGGAATGGGCCGTACCGGAGAGTTCTTTGCTTTTCAGGGCTACGGTGTCATGCCTGATATCATGTCTTTGGCCAAGTCTTTAGGAGGTGGTTTTCCTATTGGGGCATTGCTGGCTCGCGAGCATGTAGCCGAAGCTCTGGACTTTGGCGACCATGGTACTACCTTTGGAGGTAACCCACTGGGGTGTGCTGCTGCCTTGGCTACTATTGAAGCTATAGAAGAAGAAGGGCTTCGTCAGAAAGCTAGTGAAAATGGTACTGCCATTATGGAGCGTTTGCGCAAAGAGGCAAAATCTGAAGAGGCTATTAAAGATGTAAGAGGCAAAGGACTAATGATAGGTATAGAACTTAGTATAGCCTCTCGCCCCGTAGTTATGAAAATGATGGAAAAAGGTGTAATTGCCAATGCCATAGGAGAAAACATAGTAAGATTCGTTCCTCCTCTGGTAATTAACATGGATGAGCTTAATACTACCGTAGATGTACTACTGGAAAGTATTAAAGAGAGCAAATAGTATATTTTAACTCAACCAGCCTTATTCTCCTCCGCTGGTTGAGTTCTTTTCCTCTTCTTTTTTCTTTTTCTTATCTTTCCCTCCAAACAGATTTAGAATCCAGCTATTGTTAATCTTATCTGTAGTCTTGTCTATACTCGCGGAAGTCTGCTTTACCTGATTAACAGTTTCACCTATATCTTTGGCCAACGTAGAGTCGGTCAGAATTTTATCTACTGCTCCTTTATCATTATTTAGCTTTTCACTAAACTCCAAAGCATTACGTGCTACAGCAGTAGAAATAGTTCCTACTTTAGAAAGAGAGTCAATCAGAATTTCTACTTTTCTAGCCGTTTCACGATCGGCCATGAGCTTACCCAGTACACCCTCACCATTTCTGGTACGTGATGCAAGAGCATCAACATCCTGCAATATGCTCTGAACATTATTACTCGCCATTTCAAAA
This window of the Porifericola rhodea genome carries:
- a CDS encoding MnhB domain-containing protein — translated: MRTIILSKAISLLLPVFILVSIYVFFRGHAQPGGGFIAALIAAIGFILHMMAFGVQTTYKKYHINAFALIGSGLLFAFSASILPLLLGAHFLEGLWFPFKIPLIGKVGTPTLFDLGVYLLVIGITLKIATNLFEETD
- a CDS encoding NADH-quinone oxidoreductase subunit K, with amino-acid sequence MTIITGVLYAAGVYLLMQRSFIKLVIGIILFAHASNFFLFTAGGITRAMPAFVHNGQPDVEKLADPLPQALILTAIVIGLGIQAFAIVLLKRVYHVTGTSDLDKLRTTDREEEHA
- a CDS encoding proton-conducting transporter transmembrane domain-containing protein — protein: MPDHILILAPLLAPLLGGVFCIFFWKNLKVQQTIYLLATSFTLLMGLALLQRVDEQGIISLQAGNWEAPFGITLVVDMLSALMLSASALLGMVIHFFSLSHTSVTLERKHFGYYPALLLMLFGIHGALITGDIFNLYVWFEVMLISSFVLLTLGGEEGQLEGAVKYVTINFIASSLFLAGIGILYGISGSTNMAQLSVYLHAEDISPIVYVGFLFFLISFGIKAALFPLFFWLPASYHTPPIAISAIIAGLLTKVGIYALFRTAIFIFPSDMPIFQNLILWLAGLTMLSGMMGALAQQDYRKILSYLIISHMGYMVMGLGIGTQLAISGAVFYILHSIIVKSNLFFMGGLIGKFSKTFDLTKAGGLYKKLPILSSCFFISAMSLSGIPPLSGFWGKYVLARAGLEQQDYWIVGVALLTGLLTLLSVGRVWLKMFLKSAESKTVEPQMSERYFSAQHPGMYSTVLLLMLLVLAMSFYPEPFVQWSETAAQHLLNRELYIEEVLGTIDQTNEHASN
- a CDS encoding Na+/H+ antiporter subunit E — translated: MWVYLINIILAGAITKILHEESGFFQKSGLLSLALFVVSFILLCVIAGIFRKKYITQIYLSSGLFLFFLKELVVANLKVSYEVLSPGSNLHPAVITVPLDLSTDLEIMLLANMITLTPGTLSLDVSEDKKKLYVHTLYSDESREVFRKNIKQGFEKKILAINQL
- a CDS encoding monovalent cation/H+ antiporter complex subunit F, translated to METIFTISLLMMVVASILISYRFVKGPSIVDRLTALDLMSYNLIAIIALYAALSEDTLLIDAAVVLSLIAFLGTLAFAYYLINQSKP
- the mnhG gene encoding monovalent cation/H(+) antiporter subunit G; translation: MINIVAAIFILSGIAFMMIAAIGIIRFPDFYIRMSVVTKASTIGLGLLLTGVGIYFNTLETIIKTISISLFIVLSSPISAHVIAKAASLVRVPFWNKTNLDDYIEAKETPDDPRYVEHNYGSSSKEKSKKI
- the dnaB gene encoding replicative DNA helicase, with protein sequence MSSDNPGSRATNQKNRRNRIEGYLNKAGINSGMGKLPPQATDLEEAVLGALMLEKEALTTVLEILQVDSFYKDSHKEIYKAILQLFDNSEPIDILTVTNQLRKLGTLEFAGGAFYVSGLTQKVNSAANVEFHARIISEMAIKRELITIASEIEQEAYEDTTDTFSLLDKVEQKIFGVSESNIRKNYADMRSIMRNAINELEAKKHRKDGLTGVPTGFTALDRVTSGWQKSDLVIIAARPGMGKTAFVLSALRNAAVDFGHPVAIFSLEMSSVQLVNRLISAEAQLESEKIKKGNLADFEWEQLYHKTADLTEAPIFIDDTPALSIRELRSKCRRLKAQHNIELIIIDYLQLMSGDSSKGNQGNREQEIASISRAMKNIAKELDVPVLALSQLSRAVETRGGDKRPQLSDLRESGSIEQDADMVMFLYRPEYYGITEDEDNQPVQGTGEVIIAKHRNGSLETVRLKFIGKYTKFTDLDDTSFDGNTYGNQLVSAGNSEAFNDPGIMTFSSKANNRFKPSDDSFKPDDPDEGAPF
- the pdxH gene encoding pyridoxamine 5'-phosphate oxidase, encoding MSISIADMRQDYSRQSLDVSDVLSHPIQQFEKWFNEARQSELPEPNAMHLSTVSAEGKPSGRVVLLKGIEKEAFVFYTNYQSSKGKNLAHTPWASLTFFWIELERQVRIEGSVEKVAADTSTQYFHSRPRGSQIGAWVSPQSEVIADRDFLEKRKLELERQFEGKEVPRPEHWGGYAVIPQTIEFWQGRPSRLHDRIRYSKIADKGWKIERLAP
- a CDS encoding aspartate aminotransferase family protein encodes the protein MQSTQANTNTSATPKELDEAYYLKVFKRYPLVLSHGEGAKVWDTSGKEYIDALAGIAVNGVGHCHPKVVEAVQQQAGKLMHISNLFISEPQMKLAQKLVEISGLDRVFFTNSGAESNELAIKLARKYGHTKGRGGEIITMDGCFHGRTLATIAAGRPKYQKGFEPIPSGFKLIDFNDINAVKEAITEQTAAIMVEPIQGEGGIHPADAAFLKELRALCDEHSIALVFDEIQTGMGRTGEFFAFQGYGVMPDIMSLAKSLGGGFPIGALLAREHVAEALDFGDHGTTFGGNPLGCAAALATIEAIEEEGLRQKASENGTAIMERLRKEAKSEEAIKDVRGKGLMIGIELSIASRPVVMKMMEKGVIANAIGENIVRFVPPLVINMDELNTTVDVLLESIKESK